A genomic region of Dactylococcopsis salina PCC 8305 contains the following coding sequences:
- a CDS encoding phasin family protein, whose translation MSNQFGLGDILQKAFYFGVGLADYAQEQAREKLKELRTQSQKLADELVKRGEMNSEEARQFVEELISEAQRGQTESSNQSSEKGEPRRIEIIEDEPESDKQTTSKQEGDENIDTLREQVEALREELKRLHKK comes from the coding sequence ATGTCAAATCAATTTGGACTCGGCGACATCTTACAAAAAGCCTTTTATTTCGGAGTCGGTTTAGCTGACTACGCACAAGAACAAGCAAGGGAAAAACTAAAAGAACTTCGTACCCAAAGCCAAAAACTCGCAGATGAGTTAGTGAAACGCGGAGAAATGAACTCAGAAGAAGCCCGTCAGTTTGTAGAGGAACTGATTTCTGAAGCCCAACGAGGACAAACGGAGTCAAGCAATCAGTCATCAGAAAAAGGAGAACCGCGACGGATTGAAATTATAGAAGATGAACCTGAAAGCGACAAGCAAACCACCTCGAAACAGGAAGGAGATGAAAACATTGACACCCTTCGGGAACAGGTGGAAGCGTTGCGGGAAGAGTTGAAACGTCTCCACAAAAAATAG
- the folP gene encoding dihydropteroate synthase, translated as MTMNNKHLMIRDQDFVWGKRTYLMGVLNITPDSFSDGGDYNNLEEAFDRAAKLVNAGADILDVGGQSTRPGAKSISPEAELERVIPVIKRIRKHLNVPISVDTTRATIAEQAIRSGADLVNDISGGTFDPEMLPTVAELEIPIVLMHIRGTPETMQQLTDYDDLVGEILTVLEERIAAAEQAGIARSRLIIDPGIGFGKTYEQNLELLRQLHQFKSLGVPILVGTSRKSFIGKILDQSDPKQRVWGTASTCCASIAQGADILRVHDLPEMWDVSRVADAIWR; from the coding sequence ATGACTATGAACAATAAACATTTAATGATTCGAGATCAAGATTTTGTTTGGGGAAAGCGAACTTATCTCATGGGAGTTCTTAATATTACCCCTGATAGTTTTAGTGATGGCGGTGATTATAATAATTTAGAAGAAGCATTCGATCGAGCCGCCAAGCTAGTAAATGCGGGCGCTGACATCCTCGATGTTGGTGGACAATCTACTCGTCCAGGTGCAAAATCCATTTCCCCAGAAGCAGAATTGGAACGGGTGATTCCAGTGATTAAACGGATTCGTAAACACTTAAATGTTCCCATTTCTGTAGATACCACTCGCGCTACGATCGCAGAACAAGCAATTCGATCGGGCGCTGATTTGGTTAATGATATCTCTGGAGGAACATTTGATCCAGAGATGTTACCCACTGTTGCTGAGTTAGAAATCCCGATCGTTTTAATGCACATTCGGGGAACACCAGAAACCATGCAACAGTTAACAGATTATGATGATCTCGTAGGAGAGATTCTAACAGTTTTAGAAGAACGTATTGCAGCTGCGGAACAAGCAGGGATCGCTCGATCGCGCTTGATAATTGATCCTGGTATTGGCTTCGGGAAAACTTATGAACAAAATCTCGAACTGTTGCGTCAACTCCATCAATTTAAGTCTCTAGGAGTGCCAATTTTAGTGGGAACATCCCGTAAAAGTTTTATTGGTAAAATTCTCGATCAAAGTGATCCTAAACAACGAGTCTGGGGAACAGCAAGCACTTGTTGCGCTTCGATCGCGCAGGGAGCAGATATTTTAAGAGTCCATGATCTCCCTGAAATGTGGGACGTTTCCCGTGTGGCTGATGCGATCTGGCGTTAA
- the tpiA gene encoding triose-phosphate isomerase: MRRVVIAGNWKMHKTQAESLEFLQSFLPLLENTAEDREVILCAPFTDLSVMSKNLHGTRVRLGSQNVHWEESGAFTGEIAPSMLTEVGVTYAVVGHSERRQYFGETDETVNFRARAAQKAGLKPILCVGESKQQRDAGETEAVITQQLKADLVGIDLSGLVIAYEPIWAIGTGDTCDSKEANRVIGLIRSQLSSADVPIQYGGSVKTANIDEIMAQPEIDGALVGGASLDAEGFARIVNYQSA, encoded by the coding sequence TTGAGAAGAGTTGTTATTGCTGGAAACTGGAAAATGCACAAAACCCAAGCAGAATCTTTAGAGTTTCTGCAAAGTTTTCTCCCACTATTGGAAAATACTGCCGAAGACAGAGAAGTGATTTTATGCGCCCCCTTCACTGATTTGAGTGTGATGTCCAAAAACTTACATGGGACTCGTGTTCGTTTAGGATCACAAAATGTTCATTGGGAAGAGTCGGGCGCATTTACTGGGGAGATTGCTCCCAGTATGTTAACAGAAGTGGGCGTTACCTATGCTGTGGTGGGACACAGCGAACGTCGTCAGTATTTTGGCGAAACTGACGAAACGGTTAATTTCCGCGCTCGTGCGGCTCAAAAAGCCGGGTTAAAGCCGATTTTGTGTGTTGGGGAGAGTAAACAACAGCGAGATGCTGGGGAAACTGAGGCGGTGATTACTCAACAGTTAAAGGCGGATTTAGTTGGGATTGATTTGTCCGGTTTAGTGATTGCTTATGAACCGATTTGGGCGATCGGAACGGGCGATACTTGTGATTCAAAAGAAGCCAATCGTGTGATTGGTTTAATTCGATCTCAGTTAAGCAGTGCTGATGTTCCGATTCAATACGGCGGTTCGGTCAAAACTGCTAACATTGATGAAATTATGGCGCAACCCGAAATTGATGGAGCTTTGGTCGGTGGTGCGAGTTTAGATGCAGAAGGTTTTGCGCGAATCGTCAATTATCAATCAGCGTAA